One Micromonospora eburnea genomic region harbors:
- a CDS encoding zf-HC2 domain-containing protein, with protein sequence MGCEQWREVLSALLDGEETAAERVTAEAHLSGCGGCRAWYDRAAAVTRRARLSVTVAGDDDLTDVILAALPEPAPAPRRTRIVLTLRAVLGLIGALQVVLGLTQIGQGVTGVHDHAAAGALASGHLWHESAAWNVAVGAGFLFVAARRTPPTGLVPMLSAFVGTLVLLSVNDLATERVETTRLVSHGFLLAGYAVVVALSRPRLRPGGPAHRERPEGPRWHLPAEEQPEPPGLRLLPPPYPGSARAADRWAA encoded by the coding sequence ATGGGGTGTGAACAGTGGCGTGAGGTGCTGTCGGCGCTGTTGGACGGGGAGGAGACCGCCGCCGAGCGGGTGACCGCGGAGGCCCACCTGAGCGGGTGCGGCGGCTGCCGGGCCTGGTACGACCGGGCCGCCGCGGTGACCCGCCGGGCGCGGCTGTCGGTCACCGTGGCCGGCGACGACGACCTCACCGATGTCATCCTCGCCGCGCTGCCGGAGCCGGCTCCGGCTCCGCGCCGGACCCGGATCGTGCTCACCCTGCGGGCGGTGCTCGGCCTGATCGGCGCGCTACAGGTCGTCCTCGGCCTGACCCAGATCGGCCAGGGGGTGACCGGCGTCCACGACCACGCGGCGGCCGGCGCGTTGGCGTCCGGGCACCTGTGGCACGAGTCGGCGGCCTGGAACGTCGCCGTCGGCGCCGGATTCCTGTTCGTCGCGGCGCGGCGCACCCCGCCGACCGGGCTGGTGCCGATGCTGTCGGCGTTCGTCGGCACGTTGGTGCTGCTCTCGGTCAACGATCTGGCCACCGAGCGGGTGGAGACCACCCGGCTGGTCAGCCACGGCTTCCTGCTCGCCGGATACGCGGTCGTGGTCGCGCTGTCCCGCCCCCGGCTCCGGCCCGGCGGCCCGGCGCACCGCGAGCGCCCGGAGGGACCGCGTTGGCACCTGCCCGCCGAGGAGCAGCCCGAGCCCCCGGGGCTACGGCTGTTGCCGCCGCCGTACCCTGGTTCGGCCCGTGCCGCAGACCGCTGGGCGGCCTGA
- a CDS encoding sigma-70 family RNA polymerase sigma factor, whose amino-acid sequence MADDDAELTAWALAAGRGDRDAAARFVRATQQQVRRFLTALTSPSEAEDLAQETFLRAMRSLPSFAGRSSARTWLLTIARRVAVDHVRAATARPRTVPMADDYDAPDAYRGGFDRQVVLEQLIAALPAERREAFVATQVLGMSYAEAAQVCGCPVGTIRSRVARAREDLVAAAESRPGWGARRGGDAAG is encoded by the coding sequence ATGGCCGACGACGACGCGGAGCTCACCGCGTGGGCGTTGGCCGCCGGCCGGGGCGACCGGGACGCGGCGGCCCGGTTCGTCCGCGCGACACAGCAGCAGGTCCGACGGTTCCTCACCGCGCTGACCTCCCCGTCCGAGGCCGAGGACCTGGCCCAGGAGACCTTCCTGCGCGCGATGCGGTCACTGCCGTCGTTCGCCGGCCGGTCCTCGGCGCGGACCTGGCTGCTCACCATCGCCCGCCGGGTCGCGGTGGACCACGTACGTGCCGCGACGGCGCGTCCGCGGACGGTGCCGATGGCCGACGATTACGACGCCCCCGACGCGTACCGTGGCGGCTTCGACCGGCAGGTGGTGCTGGAGCAGTTGATCGCCGCGTTGCCGGCGGAGCGGCGCGAGGCGTTCGTCGCCACCCAGGTGCTCGGCATGTCCTACGCCGAGGCGGCCCAGGTGTGCGGTTGCCCGGTCGGCACCATCCGCTCCCGGGTGGCCCGGGCCCGCGAGGACCTCGTCGCGGCCGCCGAGAGTCGGCCCGGTTGGGGCGCACGGCGCGGCGGCGACGCGGCGGGGTGA
- a CDS encoding RidA family protein, which translates to MTVTLDNPATVAAPFGDRFAHVARLDLPGGALLVLSGQVGVDDDGAVVAPGDVRAQSERIFELIDGLLAAHGATFADVMHVRTFMTDLGDLAGYAAVRNRYFPHAKPASTTVEVSRLFLAGAVLEVEVTAALTTG; encoded by the coding sequence ATGACCGTGACCCTGGACAACCCCGCGACCGTCGCCGCGCCGTTCGGCGACCGGTTCGCCCACGTCGCCCGCCTCGACCTGCCGGGCGGCGCCCTGCTCGTCCTCTCCGGCCAGGTCGGCGTCGACGACGACGGCGCCGTGGTGGCGCCCGGTGACGTCCGGGCGCAGTCCGAACGGATCTTCGAGCTGATAGACGGGCTGCTCGCCGCGCACGGCGCCACGTTCGCCGACGTCATGCACGTCCGGACGTTCATGACCGACCTCGGCGACCTGGCCGGCTACGCGGCGGTCCGCAACCGGTACTTTCCGCACGCCAAGCCGGCGAGCACCACGGTGGAGGTGAGTCGGCTCTTCCTGGCCGGCGCGGTGCTGGAGGTGGAGGTGACCGCCGCCCTGACCACGGGCTGA
- a CDS encoding NAD(P)-dependent oxidoreductase codes for MDVIALLGTGTMGTAVGRRLLATGRQHLTVWNRTPARTGPLVAAGARAAATPAEAVRDADLVITMLTDAAAVEEVLYGVDGAATALRPGTHLVEMSTIGPRALAELVGRLPAGVPLVDAPVAGSAGAAQAGRLVVLAGGTEAAVTRVTPVLKLLGTVRRCGGPGRGAALKLVLNTALVTAVAATADALAVAEAVGVDRRTAVEALATGPLGGAVARATATDAAFAVALAAKDARLALDALDGVPAPVLRATASVLAAAPRPDEDIAVLTGVHDLDAAPHDKEQA; via the coding sequence ATGGACGTCATCGCACTGCTGGGCACCGGCACGATGGGCACGGCGGTCGGCCGCCGCCTGCTGGCCACCGGGCGGCAGCACCTCACGGTCTGGAACCGCACCCCCGCCCGGACGGGCCCACTGGTCGCGGCCGGCGCACGGGCCGCCGCCACCCCGGCCGAGGCGGTCCGGGACGCCGACCTGGTGATCACCATGCTCACCGACGCCGCCGCCGTCGAGGAGGTGCTGTACGGCGTCGACGGGGCGGCAACAGCCCTGCGCCCCGGCACCCATCTGGTCGAGATGTCCACCATCGGCCCACGGGCCCTGGCCGAATTGGTCGGGCGGCTGCCGGCGGGCGTACCGCTCGTGGACGCGCCCGTCGCCGGCAGTGCCGGCGCGGCCCAGGCAGGTCGGCTCGTGGTGCTGGCCGGCGGCACGGAGGCGGCCGTCACACGGGTCACCCCGGTGCTGAAGCTGCTCGGCACGGTCCGCCGCTGTGGTGGTCCCGGCCGTGGCGCCGCGCTGAAGCTGGTGCTCAACACCGCCCTGGTCACCGCCGTGGCGGCCACCGCCGACGCGCTGGCGGTCGCGGAGGCGGTCGGCGTGGACCGGCGTACGGCGGTCGAGGCCCTGGCCACCGGACCGCTCGGCGGCGCGGTCGCCCGGGCGACCGCCACGGACGCCGCGTTCGCCGTCGCGCTGGCCGCCAAGGACGCCCGGCTCGCGCTCGACGCGCTCGACGGGGTGCCGGCACCCGTCCTGCGGGCCACCGCGTCGGTGCTGGCGGCCGCACCCCGCCCGGACGAGGACATCGCCGTCCTCACCGGCGTCCACGACCTGGACGCCGCGCCCCACGACAAGGAGCAGGCATGA
- a CDS encoding LysR family transcriptional regulator: MQPQALQVFRVVAEHGSITAAARTLRYTQSAVSRQIAALEAELGSPLFDRLPRGVALTESGRCLLAHAEAVLDRLEAARRDLAALRDLTAGRLRVGAFPTAVAALVPRALAAFRSAHPQVALSLVEGLTPGLLDRLLAGDADVVVVSAAPDQPLDEDRFDLHHLVDEVLLVAVPRAHRLAHRRTVRLRELADEAFIAGSATAEETLLRATLPAGFRPRIDIVAAEWTGKLGCVAAGLGVALVPALAVRATPPDLALLRLHPDDASVRRVFAATAGGRSRPPAVRRFLDHLDTVAAGLAGPA; this comes from the coding sequence ATGCAGCCGCAGGCCCTCCAGGTCTTCCGCGTCGTCGCCGAGCACGGCTCCATCACCGCGGCGGCACGGACCCTGCGCTACACCCAGTCCGCGGTGTCGCGGCAGATCGCCGCCCTGGAGGCCGAACTCGGGTCGCCCCTGTTCGACCGGCTGCCGCGTGGCGTCGCCCTGACCGAGTCGGGCCGGTGCCTGCTCGCCCACGCCGAGGCGGTGCTCGATCGGCTCGAGGCGGCCCGCCGGGACCTGGCCGCGCTCCGCGACCTGACCGCCGGCCGGCTGCGGGTCGGCGCGTTCCCGACGGCGGTCGCCGCGCTCGTACCCCGAGCCCTGGCCGCCTTCCGGTCCGCCCACCCCCAGGTGGCGCTGTCGCTGGTCGAGGGGCTGACGCCCGGGCTGCTGGACCGGCTGCTCGCCGGGGACGCCGACGTCGTGGTGGTCAGCGCGGCTCCCGACCAGCCCCTCGACGAGGACCGGTTCGACCTGCACCATCTCGTGGACGAGGTCCTGCTGGTAGCGGTGCCCCGGGCGCACCGGCTCGCGCACCGGCGTACGGTGCGGCTGCGCGAGCTGGCCGACGAGGCGTTCATCGCCGGTTCGGCCACCGCCGAGGAGACGCTGTTGCGAGCCACCCTGCCGGCCGGCTTCCGGCCGCGGATCGACATCGTGGCCGCGGAGTGGACCGGCAAGCTGGGCTGTGTCGCGGCCGGGTTGGGGGTCGCCCTGGTGCCCGCGCTGGCCGTCCGGGCCACCCCGCCCGACCTCGCCCTGCTCCGGTTGCATCCGGATGATGCCTCGGTCCGGCGGGTCTTCGCCGCCACCGCCGGCGGTCGCAGTCGGCCGCCGGCGGTGCGGCGGTTTCTCGACCATCTCGACACGGTGGCGGCCGGGCTGGCCGGCCCGGCCTAG
- a CDS encoding GbsR/MarR family transcriptional regulator: protein MTALSGPAEHLALSLTQGGMQRMTARVLAALLFTQEEAMTAGDIVEALGISSGSVSTALKSLSTVGLIERVPAPGSRRDHFRVREGAWARLMSGQNAIVTVMRDAAEQGIRAAGADSPAGRRLAEMRDFYDYLWRELPALIDRWQTKQADQAGPTTQAD from the coding sequence ATGACGGCACTGAGTGGCCCGGCGGAACATCTGGCGCTCTCCCTCACCCAGGGCGGGATGCAGCGGATGACCGCCCGGGTGCTGGCCGCACTGCTCTTCACCCAGGAGGAGGCGATGACCGCCGGGGACATCGTCGAGGCCCTGGGGATCAGCTCGGGCAGCGTCTCGACCGCGCTCAAGTCCCTGTCGACGGTCGGGCTGATCGAGCGGGTCCCGGCACCCGGCAGCCGGCGCGATCACTTCCGGGTACGCGAGGGCGCCTGGGCCAGGCTCATGTCCGGTCAGAACGCCATCGTGACCGTCATGCGTGACGCCGCCGAGCAGGGCATCCGGGCCGCCGGGGCGGACAGCCCGGCGGGCCGACGGCTCGCCGAGATGCGGGACTTCTACGACTACCTGTGGCGGGAACTGCCCGCGCTCATCGACCGCTGGCAGACCAAGCAGGCCGACCAGGCCGGGCCGACCACGCAGGCGGACTAG
- a CDS encoding ABC transporter ATP-binding protein: MSAVIELEKLTKTYGSRRGLVDLDLTVGPGEVFGYLGPNGAGKSTTIRLLLDLIRPTSGRALLFGQDPRRQAVSLHRRVGYLAGDFVVNRRQRVGECLRFLARLRGGVPQARITELAERLDLDLAARIRALSKGNRQKVGLVQAFMHRPDLLILDEPTSGLDPLVQQTFLDLVREASANGQTVFMSSHVMTEVEAVADRVGIIRAGRLVALDTVAQLRASTVHDVQVTFAEAVDRAGLAALPGVSGLTVDGSTARFQLAGSPDDLIRLLARQHVAALRATTPDLEQTFLTYYRADSADQERTRV; this comes from the coding sequence ATGAGCGCGGTAATCGAGTTGGAGAAGTTGACCAAGACCTACGGCAGCCGCCGAGGTCTGGTAGACCTCGACCTCACGGTCGGGCCGGGTGAGGTGTTCGGCTACCTCGGCCCCAACGGGGCGGGAAAGTCGACCACGATCCGCCTGCTGCTCGATCTGATCCGACCCACTAGCGGCCGTGCGCTGCTGTTCGGCCAGGATCCTCGGCGGCAGGCGGTGTCCCTGCACCGGCGGGTCGGCTACCTCGCCGGCGACTTCGTGGTCAACCGACGACAGCGGGTCGGCGAATGCCTGAGATTCCTCGCCCGGCTACGCGGCGGCGTCCCGCAGGCCCGCATCACCGAACTGGCCGAGCGCCTCGACCTGGACCTCGCCGCCCGGATCCGGGCGCTGTCCAAAGGCAACCGACAGAAGGTCGGCCTGGTGCAGGCGTTCATGCACCGGCCGGACCTGCTCATCCTCGACGAGCCGACCTCCGGCCTCGACCCGCTGGTCCAGCAGACCTTCCTCGACCTGGTACGCGAGGCCAGCGCCAACGGCCAGACCGTCTTCATGTCCTCGCACGTCATGACCGAGGTGGAGGCGGTCGCCGATCGCGTCGGCATCATCCGTGCCGGTCGACTCGTCGCCCTCGACACCGTCGCGCAGCTGCGGGCCAGCACCGTGCACGACGTCCAGGTGACCTTCGCCGAGGCCGTGGACCGGGCGGGGCTGGCCGCCCTGCCTGGCGTCTCCGGCCTGACGGTCGACGGCTCGACGGCCCGCTTCCAACTCGCCGGCAGCCCCGACGACCTGATCCGGCTGCTCGCCCGGCAGCACGTGGCGGCGCTGCGCGCCACCACACCCGACCTGGAACAGACGTTCCTCACCTACTACCGCGCCGACAGCGCCGACCAGGAGCGAACCCGTGTTTGA